Proteins from one Listeria innocua genomic window:
- a CDS encoding endolytic transglycosylase MltG, which translates to MKKNLRMLALGFLISAVVLLVYNQFFSTQTKADETKVTSKKTGSDENSKTWKSKYEKLLAQQELDKQAEADAKKKAEEAAKKKAEEAKKVKSYTLTISRGDPSSKAGDELEANGIVKSSSEFDKYLRDNNYEKYIRDGSYTLKSDMDYEKIAKILTHKD; encoded by the coding sequence GTGAAGAAAAACTTACGGATGTTGGCGCTAGGTTTCTTAATTTCTGCCGTTGTCTTACTGGTTTATAATCAGTTTTTCTCAACTCAGACCAAAGCAGATGAAACTAAAGTCACATCAAAAAAAACTGGTTCTGATGAAAACTCAAAAACATGGAAAAGCAAATACGAAAAATTATTAGCTCAACAAGAATTAGATAAACAAGCAGAAGCGGACGCAAAGAAAAAAGCCGAAGAAGCTGCTAAAAAGAAAGCTGAAGAAGCTAAAAAAGTAAAAAGCTATACATTAACGATTTCTAGAGGAGATCCCTCTTCCAAAGCTGGCGACGAACTTGAAGCAAATGGTATCGTTAAAAGTTCTTCAGAGTTTGATAAATACTTAAGAGATAATAATTATGAAAAATACATTCGTGACGGTAGTTATACGCTCAAGAGCGACATGGATTATGAAAAAATCGCAAAAATCTTGACACATAAAGATTAA
- the comGC gene encoding competence type IV pilus major pilin ComGC — protein sequence MYKFKIDWKDDRGFTLVEMLIVLLVVSVLLLLTIPNIVTQSKSINNKGCEAFISMVQGQVQSYQLDKNSIPSINDLVSGGYLKSTQKSCPNGKSIKIDSSGNVSENK from the coding sequence ATGTATAAATTCAAAATAGACTGGAAAGATGATCGAGGCTTTACCTTAGTAGAAATGCTCATCGTTCTTTTAGTTGTCAGCGTATTATTACTTCTAACCATTCCAAATATCGTTACACAAAGTAAATCTATTAATAACAAAGGTTGCGAGGCTTTTATTTCGATGGTTCAAGGACAAGTTCAATCATACCAGCTAGACAAAAATTCGATACCGTCAATAAATGACTTAGTTAGTGGTGGTTATTTAAAATCCACTCAAAAATCTTGTCCTAATGGAAAAAGCATTAAAATAGACAGTTCAGGAAATGTTTCTGAGAATAAATGA
- a CDS encoding 5-formyltetrahydrofolate cyclo-ligase — protein sequence MADKHLIREKVLRNLNTIDKVEHRERSIKLAEKLFLLPEWNQAKVIGITLARHPEIETETIILQAKKEGKTVLIPKTFYPSRKMEFKKMDSSHPLTKTKFGILEPHELAETVDKDAIDLLIVPGVVFNKAHFRIGFGGGFYDRFLADFKGETVSLCLYEQQIEFTPESHDKPVSILIEG from the coding sequence ATGGCAGACAAACACCTTATTCGAGAGAAAGTTTTGCGTAATTTAAACACTATTGATAAAGTAGAACACCGAGAACGTTCTATTAAACTTGCAGAAAAACTATTTCTGTTACCAGAGTGGAATCAAGCAAAAGTAATCGGGATTACACTAGCAAGACATCCAGAGATTGAAACAGAAACAATAATACTTCAAGCGAAAAAAGAAGGAAAGACCGTTTTAATTCCAAAAACTTTTTATCCAAGTAGAAAAATGGAATTTAAAAAAATGGATTCTAGTCATCCGCTTACTAAAACAAAATTTGGTATTTTAGAGCCTCATGAGTTAGCAGAAACAGTCGATAAAGATGCAATTGACTTATTAATAGTTCCGGGAGTTGTTTTTAATAAAGCACATTTTAGAATAGGTTTTGGCGGCGGCTTCTATGATAGATTTTTAGCCGATTTTAAAGGAGAAACAGTCTCTTTGTGTTTATATGAGCAACAAATAGAATTCACTCCAGAAAGCCATGATAAACCTGTTTCTATTCTTATTGAAGGATAG
- a CDS encoding ROK family glucokinase, translating into MNKKLIGVDLGGTTAKLAILTKEGDIEEKWTIDTNIEDKGAHIVKDIGDSINQKLTDLQLDNDIFYGIGMGTPGTVNYETGTVKGAYNLGWAEEQNVSEDLEKITGLKIELDNDANVAALGERWKGAGEGGANVVFVTLGTGVGGGIFAEGKILHGIRGAAGEIGHVTVVPENGYDCTCGKKGCLETVASATGIVRVAKDLAKEFTGESALKEAINKQETITSKLIFELGAENDKLANETIDKISFYLALALSHIGNMLNPEKIIIGGGVSAAGDQLLTPVRNYFETMVFPAVKESTKLSIATKGNDAGIIGAAWLALPVED; encoded by the coding sequence ATGAACAAAAAATTAATTGGTGTAGATTTAGGCGGGACAACTGCAAAATTAGCTATTTTAACAAAAGAAGGCGACATTGAAGAAAAATGGACTATCGATACAAATATTGAGGATAAAGGTGCTCATATTGTAAAAGACATCGGTGACTCTATTAATCAAAAATTAACTGACTTACAGCTGGATAATGACATTTTTTACGGTATTGGAATGGGAACTCCAGGAACAGTAAATTACGAAACAGGAACAGTTAAAGGTGCATATAACCTTGGCTGGGCCGAAGAACAAAATGTTAGCGAAGACTTAGAAAAAATTACTGGCTTAAAAATAGAATTAGATAATGATGCGAATGTTGCTGCACTAGGTGAACGCTGGAAAGGTGCTGGTGAAGGTGGTGCGAATGTTGTATTTGTAACACTTGGAACTGGCGTCGGCGGCGGAATCTTTGCAGAAGGTAAAATTCTGCACGGAATTCGTGGCGCAGCAGGTGAAATCGGTCACGTAACAGTTGTTCCAGAAAATGGCTATGATTGTACTTGCGGTAAAAAAGGTTGTTTAGAAACTGTAGCTTCCGCAACTGGTATTGTGCGCGTAGCAAAAGATCTAGCAAAAGAATTTACTGGTGAATCAGCACTTAAAGAAGCCATCAATAAACAAGAAACTATTACTTCTAAATTAATTTTTGAATTAGGTGCAGAAAATGATAAATTAGCAAATGAAACGATTGATAAAATCTCTTTCTATTTGGCTCTAGCACTTAGTCACATCGGCAACATGTTAAATCCTGAAAAAATCATTATCGGCGGGGGAGTTTCAGCAGCAGGAGATCAACTTTTAACACCTGTCAGAAATTATTTTGAGACAATGGTATTTCCAGCAGTTAAAGAATCCACTAAATTATCCATTGCGACAAAAGGGAATGACGCTGGGATAATAGGTGCTGCTTGGTTGGCATTACCAGTTGAAGATTAA
- the comGD gene encoding competence type IV pilus minor pilin ComGD: MKKNAFTLLEMLLVISISLTMITLTIYPIANTITALTEKQLLEEVKAAIYLAQINAITSKQDTTISFIPNENQFIATYNNQPLITIPFGTTLSLQQTKTENYRFSSLDGTINRFSTIHLSGTNKNYKLIFQIGKGRFRVE, translated from the coding sequence ATGAAAAAGAACGCCTTCACTTTACTAGAAATGTTACTCGTCATATCCATTAGTCTCACTATGATTACCCTAACTATTTATCCAATTGCAAACACTATCACTGCACTTACAGAGAAACAACTATTAGAGGAAGTAAAAGCCGCTATTTACCTTGCCCAAATAAATGCTATAACATCAAAACAAGATACTACCATTTCTTTTATTCCTAATGAAAATCAATTCATTGCGACTTATAACAATCAACCACTTATCACTATTCCATTTGGAACTACTTTAAGTTTACAACAAACAAAAACTGAGAATTATCGTTTTTCTAGTCTAGACGGAACTATCAATCGTTTTTCTACGATTCATCTTTCAGGAACAAATAAAAATTATAAGCTTATATTCCAAATTGGGAAAGGACGTTTTCGTGTTGAATAA
- the comGF gene encoding competence type IV pilus minor pilin ComGF, which translates to MQKIKLKNVHYRKSTSAFTLLETILSITIVLSISSLIPLFFECYHKTIQLSNLDQTSEWQLFLVQTRLELEKATNIQVHPEKLSFKVNDNLVTYSKYNNILRRQVNGKGHEPLLHKVTNWQITNEENQLILKVTFSNNKFYTSKFPLTKANEF; encoded by the coding sequence GTGCAAAAAATAAAATTGAAAAATGTACATTATAGAAAGAGCACATCAGCCTTCACTTTGCTTGAAACAATTCTATCGATCACCATCGTTTTAAGTATCAGCTCTCTTATTCCATTATTTTTCGAATGTTATCATAAAACTATCCAGCTTAGTAATTTAGATCAAACAAGTGAATGGCAATTATTTTTGGTACAAACTCGGTTAGAATTAGAAAAAGCAACAAATATACAAGTACATCCAGAAAAACTCTCTTTCAAAGTAAATGATAATCTCGTTACTTATTCAAAATACAATAACATTCTACGACGGCAAGTAAACGGTAAAGGACATGAGCCTTTATTACACAAAGTAACTAATTGGCAAATCACCAATGAGGAAAACCAGCTTATTTTAAAAGTTACTTTTTCCAATAATAAGTTCTATACTTCCAAATTCCCTCTGACGAAAGCGAATGAATTCTAA
- the rpsO gene encoding 30S ribosomal protein S15: MALTQERKNEIIAEYRVHDTDTGSPEVQIAVLTAEINSLNEHVRVHKKDHHSYRGLMKMVGHRRNLLTYLRKKDVQRYRELIKRLGLRR, from the coding sequence ATGGCTTTAACTCAAGAACGCAAAAATGAAATTATTGCAGAGTACCGTGTCCATGATACAGATACTGGTTCACCAGAAGTACAAATCGCTGTATTAACTGCTGAAATCAATAGCTTAAATGAACACGTTCGCGTACACAAAAAAGATCATCACTCTTACCGTGGATTAATGAAAATGGTAGGTCACCGTCGTAACCTATTAACTTACCTACGTAAAAAAGATGTTCAACGTTACCGCGAACTTATCAAACGTTTAGGTTTACGTCGATAA
- a CDS encoding YqgQ family protein gives MKTVYDVAQLLRKHGIIVYLGKRQYDIEMMEYEVTELFKHNILDREVFARARSILKQELIKEQRKNSSLN, from the coding sequence GTGAAAACAGTTTATGATGTTGCTCAATTATTACGAAAGCATGGCATAATTGTTTATTTAGGAAAGCGACAATACGACATCGAAATGATGGAATATGAAGTCACAGAACTTTTTAAGCATAATATTTTAGATAGAGAAGTTTTTGCTAGAGCTCGCAGTATATTGAAACAAGAATTAATCAAAGAACAACGAAAAAATAGTAGTTTAAATTAA
- the pnp gene encoding polyribonucleotide nucleotidyltransferase has product MSEKQVFSTEWAGKTLSVEVGQLAKQASGAALIRYGDTVVLTAAVGSKKPRPGDFFPLTVNYEEKMYSVGKVPGGFLKREGRPSDRATLTARLIDRPIRPLFAEGFRNEVQITSTVFSVDQDCSPEMAAMLGSSVALVISDIPFEGPIAGVDVGRIDGKYVINPTIEQAEKSDISLTVAGTYDAINMVEAGAKEVSEEAMLEAIMFGHEEIKRLCEFQQQIIAAVGKEKREIELFVSDPELEAEVKAASEGKMKAAIKTEEKKAREAAIEEVKEEILESYKAKELENEAEILGEVAHILEMIEKDEMRRLISQDKIRPDGRKVNEIRPLSSEVGMLPRVHGSGLFTRGQTQALSVCTLAPLREHQIIDGLGTEEYKRFMHHYNFPQFSVGETGPRRAPGRREIGHGALGERALQYVIPSEEEFPYTIRLVSEVLESNGSSSQASICGSTLAMLDAGVPIKAPVAGIAMGLVKLGDDYTILSDIQGMEDHFGDMDFKVAGTKDGITALQMDIKIDGLSRQILDEALTQAKEGRLHILEHLTSTISEPREELSAYAPKIITLNIKPEKIKDVIGPGGKQINAIIEETGVKIDIEQDGTVYIASQDQAMNRKAIAIIEDIVREVEVGEVYTGKVRRIEKFGAFVELFKGTDGLVHISELAHERVGKVEDILKLGDEVTVKVIEVDHQGRVNLSRKALLEKKEQPEGDKKPQAEKKFYPKTKKPESK; this is encoded by the coding sequence ATGTCTGAAAAACAAGTATTTTCAACAGAATGGGCAGGTAAGACATTATCTGTCGAAGTAGGTCAATTAGCAAAACAAGCAAGTGGAGCAGCCTTAATTCGTTACGGCGATACTGTCGTTTTAACAGCTGCAGTTGGTTCAAAAAAACCACGTCCTGGCGACTTTTTCCCATTAACAGTTAACTATGAAGAAAAAATGTATTCCGTGGGTAAAGTTCCCGGTGGATTCTTAAAACGTGAAGGACGTCCAAGTGACCGTGCAACATTAACAGCGCGCCTAATTGACCGTCCAATCCGTCCATTATTTGCAGAAGGTTTCCGTAATGAAGTTCAAATTACTTCTACTGTATTCAGTGTGGATCAAGATTGTTCTCCAGAAATGGCAGCAATGCTTGGATCTTCTGTTGCATTAGTTATTTCTGATATTCCATTTGAAGGCCCAATCGCTGGTGTTGATGTTGGCCGTATTGACGGAAAATACGTTATTAACCCAACTATTGAACAAGCAGAAAAAAGTGATATTAGCTTAACTGTTGCAGGAACTTATGATGCAATCAACATGGTAGAAGCTGGAGCAAAAGAAGTTTCAGAAGAAGCAATGCTTGAAGCAATTATGTTTGGACATGAAGAAATTAAACGCCTTTGTGAATTCCAACAACAAATCATCGCTGCAGTTGGTAAAGAAAAACGCGAAATCGAACTTTTCGTAAGCGATCCTGAACTTGAAGCAGAAGTAAAAGCAGCAAGTGAAGGTAAAATGAAAGCAGCTATCAAAACAGAAGAGAAAAAAGCTCGTGAAGCTGCAATTGAAGAAGTAAAAGAAGAAATTTTAGAAAGCTATAAAGCAAAAGAATTAGAAAATGAAGCAGAAATTCTTGGTGAAGTAGCTCATATTCTTGAAATGATTGAAAAAGACGAAATGCGTCGTTTAATTTCTCAAGATAAAATCCGTCCAGATGGTCGTAAAGTAAACGAAATTCGTCCACTTTCTTCTGAAGTTGGTATGCTTCCACGTGTCCATGGTTCAGGTTTATTCACTCGTGGTCAAACACAAGCTTTAAGCGTATGTACACTAGCGCCGCTTCGTGAACACCAAATCATTGACGGTTTAGGAACAGAAGAATATAAACGATTCATGCACCATTATAACTTCCCGCAATTTAGTGTTGGGGAAACTGGTCCTCGTCGTGCGCCGGGTCGTCGTGAAATCGGTCATGGTGCGTTAGGTGAACGTGCATTACAATATGTTATTCCTTCCGAAGAGGAATTCCCGTACACTATCCGTCTAGTATCAGAAGTTCTTGAATCAAATGGTTCTAGTTCTCAAGCAAGTATTTGTGGATCTACACTTGCTATGCTTGATGCTGGTGTTCCAATTAAAGCACCAGTTGCTGGTATCGCAATGGGTCTTGTAAAACTTGGTGATGACTACACAATCCTTTCTGATATTCAAGGTATGGAAGATCACTTTGGCGATATGGACTTCAAAGTTGCTGGAACAAAAGATGGTATTACAGCACTTCAAATGGACATCAAAATTGATGGCTTAAGTCGTCAAATTTTAGACGAAGCATTAACACAAGCAAAAGAAGGTCGCTTGCATATTCTAGAACACTTAACAAGTACAATTAGCGAACCTCGTGAAGAACTTTCTGCGTATGCTCCAAAAATTATTACGCTTAATATCAAACCAGAAAAAATTAAAGATGTTATTGGACCTGGTGGAAAACAAATCAATGCAATCATTGAAGAAACAGGCGTAAAAATTGATATTGAACAAGATGGTACAGTTTACATTGCTTCACAAGATCAAGCAATGAACCGTAAAGCAATTGCTATCATCGAAGACATCGTTCGTGAAGTAGAAGTTGGAGAAGTTTACACTGGTAAAGTTCGTCGTATCGAAAAATTCGGCGCGTTTGTTGAATTATTCAAAGGTACAGATGGTTTAGTTCATATTTCTGAATTAGCACATGAACGTGTTGGTAAAGTGGAAGACATCTTAAAACTTGGTGATGAAGTAACGGTTAAAGTTATTGAAGTAGACCACCAAGGCCGCGTTAACTTATCACGTAAAGCATTGCTAGAGAAAAAAGAACAACCAGAAGGCGACAAAAAACCTCAAGCAGAGAAAAAATTCTACCCTAAAACAAAAAAGCCTGAGTCTAAATAA
- the rsgA gene encoding ribosome small subunit-dependent GTPase A, which translates to MILEKYGFTSFFEEQKIAATSSYGRVTAVFRDFYRVITENGEFLATLKRGNFYELSPSNLPAVGDFVEVSNEKQILSVLQRKTIFSRMTKDSEEQLIAANFDYALIVMSLNHDFNLNRLERYLTVAWDSGATPIIILTKADLVDDLTPFTMELETVAYGVPTYYVDNLSHRGFEALEADLKPNSTLVLLGSSGVGKSSFINSLAGADLMKTSEIREDDSKGKHTTTHREMHLLANGWIIIDTPGMREFGIGLNQAGLETTFSDVEELSKDCRFHDCSHTSEPGCAVQESLADGTLSLKHYENWQKLQREMAYHARKNSPALARQERDRWKTIQKSLRTHLKTRPKR; encoded by the coding sequence TTGATACTTGAAAAATATGGTTTTACAAGTTTTTTTGAAGAACAAAAAATTGCTGCTACTTCTTCATACGGGAGAGTTACAGCGGTATTTAGAGATTTTTATCGTGTTATAACGGAAAATGGGGAATTTTTAGCCACGCTTAAACGAGGAAATTTTTACGAATTATCCCCTTCTAATTTGCCAGCTGTCGGCGATTTTGTCGAAGTAAGCAATGAGAAACAAATTTTATCTGTATTACAAAGGAAAACAATTTTTTCTCGAATGACTAAGGATTCAGAGGAACAATTAATTGCCGCAAATTTTGATTATGCGCTTATTGTTATGAGTTTGAACCATGATTTTAATTTAAATAGGCTAGAACGTTATTTAACGGTTGCTTGGGATAGTGGTGCTACGCCAATTATCATTTTAACAAAAGCAGATTTAGTTGATGACCTTACGCCCTTCACTATGGAGCTCGAAACGGTCGCTTATGGCGTTCCTACTTATTATGTAGATAATTTATCGCACCGTGGTTTTGAAGCTCTGGAAGCTGATTTGAAGCCGAATAGCACCCTCGTTTTACTCGGATCATCCGGGGTTGGTAAATCCTCCTTTATTAATAGTCTTGCAGGAGCGGATCTGATGAAAACTTCGGAGATTCGCGAGGATGATAGTAAAGGAAAGCATACAACGACTCATAGAGAAATGCACTTGCTTGCTAATGGTTGGATTATTATTGATACGCCTGGTATGCGTGAATTCGGGATTGGTTTAAATCAAGCTGGTCTAGAAACTACATTTTCTGACGTAGAAGAATTAAGTAAAGATTGTCGTTTTCACGATTGTTCTCATACAAGTGAGCCTGGCTGTGCGGTTCAGGAATCATTAGCAGATGGGACGCTTTCGCTAAAACATTATGAAAATTGGCAGAAATTACAACGTGAAATGGCTTATCATGCTCGAAAAAACAGCCCTGCTTTAGCCAGACAAGAACGGGATCGCTGGAAAACGATTCAAAAATCACTTCGAACACATTTAAAAACACGACCAAAAAGATAA
- a CDS encoding bifunctional riboflavin kinase/FAD synthetase produces the protein MKTIYLHHPITTDEWTDVKKVMALGFFDGVHLGHQAVIKQAKQIAEEKGLQTAVLTFDPHPSVVLSNIRKQVKYLTPLEDKAEKMANLGVDIMYVVRFTTQFSELSPRAFVDNYLVALNVKHVVAGFDYSYGKKGEGKMTELENYANGRFEVTIVDKQTAASDKISSTNIRRAITEGELEEANQLLGYPYTTKGTVIHGDKRGRTIGFPTANILVNEDYLIPKLGVYAVKFRVNGETHLGMASIGYNVTFKDDQALSIEVYILDFHREIYGEEAEIEWYQFFRPELKFNGVEGLIAQLEKDEEDTRAYFANLED, from the coding sequence ATGAAGACGATATACTTACATCATCCAATTACAACGGATGAATGGACTGACGTAAAAAAAGTAATGGCACTTGGGTTCTTTGATGGGGTTCATTTAGGTCATCAAGCAGTCATTAAACAAGCGAAACAGATTGCTGAAGAAAAAGGACTTCAAACAGCAGTATTGACGTTCGATCCACACCCATCTGTCGTTTTAAGCAATATTCGGAAACAAGTGAAATATTTAACGCCACTCGAAGATAAAGCAGAAAAAATGGCTAATCTTGGCGTTGATATAATGTATGTAGTTCGCTTTACTACACAGTTTTCGGAGTTATCACCCCGAGCGTTTGTTGATAACTACCTTGTTGCATTAAATGTAAAACATGTTGTAGCTGGTTTCGACTATTCGTATGGAAAAAAAGGCGAAGGAAAAATGACGGAATTAGAAAACTACGCAAATGGTCGTTTTGAAGTAACTATTGTGGATAAACAAACAGCTGCTAGTGATAAAATAAGTTCAACTAACATTCGCCGAGCAATTACAGAAGGCGAACTGGAAGAAGCAAACCAATTACTAGGCTATCCTTATACAACAAAAGGAACCGTTATTCATGGTGATAAACGCGGCAGAACTATTGGATTCCCAACAGCAAATATACTTGTTAATGAAGATTATTTGATTCCAAAGCTTGGTGTCTATGCAGTGAAATTCCGTGTGAACGGTGAAACGCATCTTGGTATGGCGAGCATTGGTTATAACGTTACTTTTAAAGATGACCAAGCATTGTCTATTGAGGTTTATATTCTGGATTTCCACCGCGAAATTTACGGCGAAGAAGCAGAGATTGAATGGTATCAATTTTTCCGCCCAGAACTTAAATTTAATGGGGTAGAAGGTTTGATTGCTCAGTTAGAAAAAGACGAGGAAGATACAAGAGCTTATTTTGCGAATTTAGAAGATTAA
- the rpmG gene encoding 50S ribosomal protein L33 → MRVNITLECTECGDRNYITTKNKRENPERIELKKYCPRLRRVTLHRETK, encoded by the coding sequence ATGCGCGTTAATATTACTTTAGAATGCACTGAATGCGGTGATCGTAATTATATCACTACTAAAAATAAGCGTGAAAATCCGGAACGTATTGAATTAAAAAAATATTGTCCAAGATTGCGCCGTGTAACTTTACACCGCGAAACTAAGTAA
- a CDS encoding rhomboid family intramembrane serine protease — MSFQEQYVFWRLTNYFLGVEKYRLIHLHEEKQELWLENTSQKKRPVIRIQMKELSWANVVERDVTHTLHVTENLRKQMGRLKLPLVNIYITPFEPMGDISPFFGQTIASPNEKVKLENILLANEQMQEHLELLIKKLDVPEEAFILPNEITKEMVAKEREQVITYITTKVNEEQKVARNSKPIVTYSFIGLIVAAFLWVTFQGGSTDTFNLIKWGGKFNPLIYAGEWWRFISPIFLHSGLIHLASNAVMLYIVGAWAERIYGKWRYILILLLGGICGNIASFALNMNLSVGASTAVFAVMGALLYLVVLKPNLYAKTIGTSIASLVAINLLIDVFSTQIDIAGHIGGLVGGFLLAGALSLPKQFFHWRRLAYGVSLVAVAILFLYFGFQKGEQPYDPMPANIAVQQYLQEHNKEEATKIIDNLIESGSADGYSYTYASSIALQNKQIDKAEDMANEAISLDNDIPEAHYYLSFCYRVQGNIEGALKEADTAKQLSSNPFFDSYYDELEKSKE; from the coding sequence TTGAGCTTCCAAGAACAATATGTCTTCTGGCGCCTAACTAACTATTTCTTGGGTGTTGAAAAATACCGTTTGATCCATCTTCATGAGGAGAAACAAGAACTTTGGTTAGAAAATACCAGCCAGAAAAAAAGACCAGTCATCCGTATTCAGATGAAAGAATTAAGTTGGGCAAATGTGGTGGAACGTGATGTGACCCACACATTACATGTAACTGAAAACCTTCGTAAGCAAATGGGACGCTTAAAATTGCCTCTTGTTAATATATATATAACTCCATTTGAGCCTATGGGTGACATTTCGCCTTTTTTTGGACAAACCATTGCGTCTCCAAACGAAAAAGTGAAATTAGAAAATATATTACTTGCAAACGAGCAGATGCAGGAGCACCTTGAATTACTTATAAAAAAACTAGATGTACCAGAAGAAGCATTTATTCTTCCTAATGAAATAACAAAAGAAATGGTAGCAAAAGAACGCGAACAAGTAATCACTTATATTACTACTAAAGTAAATGAAGAACAAAAAGTAGCCAGAAATTCTAAACCAATTGTCACGTATTCATTTATTGGACTTATAGTTGCAGCATTTCTATGGGTTACCTTCCAAGGTGGCTCAACAGATACTTTTAACTTAATTAAATGGGGCGGTAAATTCAACCCACTTATTTATGCCGGGGAATGGTGGCGCTTTATTTCACCAATTTTTCTCCATAGCGGTCTAATTCATCTTGCATCCAATGCAGTAATGCTCTATATTGTTGGTGCTTGGGCAGAGCGTATTTATGGTAAATGGCGATATATTCTTATACTTCTTTTAGGTGGTATTTGTGGTAACATAGCAAGCTTTGCGTTAAATATGAATTTATCCGTTGGGGCTAGCACGGCAGTTTTTGCTGTAATGGGTGCACTGTTATATTTAGTTGTATTAAAACCAAATCTTTATGCGAAAACAATTGGAACAAGTATTGCTTCCTTAGTAGCGATTAATCTACTGATAGATGTCTTCTCTACGCAAATTGATATTGCTGGCCACATTGGTGGATTAGTTGGCGGATTTTTACTCGCGGGAGCATTATCATTACCGAAACAATTTTTCCATTGGCGTAGACTTGCTTATGGAGTATCCCTTGTTGCAGTAGCTATCCTCTTTTTATATTTTGGTTTCCAAAAAGGGGAACAGCCTTATGATCCTATGCCAGCCAATATAGCAGTTCAACAATATTTGCAAGAACATAACAAAGAAGAAGCTACAAAAATTATAGATAATTTAATTGAAAGCGGAAGTGCTGATGGCTATTCTTATACTTATGCATCATCTATTGCTTTACAAAATAAGCAAATAGATAAGGCAGAAGATATGGCGAACGAAGCAATTAGTCTGGATAATGACATCCCAGAAGCCCATTATTATTTATCTTTTTGTTATAGAGTACAAGGTAATATAGAGGGCGCCCTTAAAGAAGCCGATACTGCTAAACAATTATCCAGTAATCCGTTTTTTGATTCTTATTATGATGAGTTAGAAAAAAGCAAAGAATAA
- the comGE gene encoding competence type IV pilus minor pilin ComGE, giving the protein MNKVNGFSLVESIVSLLLFSIVCSFLLPISMTIFQKLDQQKEISQLYQQIFEHSELLRYRSVPIIFSDEQIKSFYYQGGIQVCAKNKIEKCTL; this is encoded by the coding sequence TTGAATAAGGTTAATGGATTCTCATTAGTAGAAAGTATAGTTTCTTTACTGCTTTTCTCTATTGTATGTAGTTTTTTGTTGCCTATTTCCATGACTATTTTTCAAAAGCTAGATCAGCAGAAAGAAATTAGTCAACTATATCAACAAATTTTCGAACACAGCGAGCTATTGCGTTATAGAAGTGTTCCGATTATTTTCAGTGATGAGCAAATAAAAAGCTTTTATTATCAAGGAGGTATCCAAGTTTGTGCAAAAAATAAAATTGAAAAATGTACATTATAG